The following are encoded in a window of Panicum virgatum strain AP13 chromosome 5N, P.virgatum_v5, whole genome shotgun sequence genomic DNA:
- the LOC120676418 gene encoding histone H2B.3-like, which produces MAPKAEKKPAAKKPAEEEPATEKAEKAPAGKKPKAEKRLPAGKSAGKEGGEGKKGRKKGKKSVETYKIYIFKVLKQVHPDIGISSKAMSIMNSFINDIFEKLAGEAAKLARYNKKPTITSREIQTSVRLVLPGELAKHAVSEGTKAVTKFTSS; this is translated from the coding sequence ATGGCCCCCAAGGCGGAGAAGAAGCCGGCGGCGAAGAAGCCCGCGGAGGAGGAGCCCGCGacggagaaggcggagaaggCCCCGGCGGGGAAGAAGCCCAAGGCCGAGAAGCGGCTGCCCGCGGGCAAGTCCGCCGGCAAGGAGGGCGGCGAGGgcaagaaggggaggaagaaggggaagaagtcGGTGGAGACCTACAAGATCTACATCTTCAAGGTGCTGAAGCAGGTGCACCCCGACATCGGCATCTCCTCCAAGGCCATGTccatcatgaactccttcatcaacgacatcttcgagaagctcgccggcgaggccgccaAGCTGGCGCGCTACAACAAGAAGCCCACCATCACCTCCCGCGAGATCCAGACCTCGGTGCGCCTCGTcctccccggcgagctcgccaagCACGCCGTCTCCGAGGGCACCAAGGCCGTCACCAAGTTCACCTCGTCTTAG